A region of Paenibacillus thiaminolyticus DNA encodes the following proteins:
- a CDS encoding alpha-L-fucosidase: protein MSEQAGQPQDTLNEEHEEQVVQQGVHNFSAEEEWVKPTDPLLLERLEWFKDQKLGFMMHWGPYSQLGIVESWALSDADADWSRDGIDWDVDSEELKRQYFDLNKTFNPIRFQPELWAELAADNGFKYLLFTTKHHDGFCMWDTHTTDYRITGPDTPFHRHPKADICKHLFDAFREKGMAVAAYFSKADWHSPYYWAPGMERGTATSRGPSYHPQEYPWLWEQFVKFTHDQIMELLTRYGRIDVLWLDAGWVYEGARGQDIRLGEVVERARQHQPWLLSADRTIGGPYENIITPEQTIPSGPMTVPWESCITLGTSFSFRYEDKYKTGRQLAHILLEVVAKGGNLALNVGPQPDGRLPEGAIRSMRELGAWLKVNGEAVYGTRICAPYFTGRTAFTRKGDTAYGFYLYPNEKAAVEPEVFLPYTEPVSAVELIGTDGALEFTCTAEGIAIQLPEAEAVGPAPIAHAFRLLA from the coding sequence ATGAGTGAACAGGCTGGACAGCCGCAAGATACGCTGAATGAAGAACACGAAGAGCAAGTTGTGCAGCAGGGCGTGCACAACTTCAGCGCGGAAGAGGAGTGGGTGAAGCCGACCGATCCGCTGCTGCTGGAGCGTCTGGAGTGGTTCAAGGATCAGAAGCTTGGCTTCATGATGCACTGGGGCCCTTATTCCCAATTGGGGATCGTGGAATCATGGGCGCTCAGTGACGCCGATGCGGACTGGTCGCGCGACGGCATCGATTGGGATGTGGATAGTGAAGAGCTGAAGCGCCAATATTTCGATTTGAACAAAACCTTCAACCCGATCCGGTTCCAGCCGGAACTGTGGGCGGAGCTGGCTGCGGATAACGGATTCAAATATCTTCTCTTCACGACGAAGCATCATGACGGCTTCTGCATGTGGGACACCCATACGACGGACTACCGGATTACGGGACCGGACACGCCATTCCACCGGCACCCGAAGGCGGATATTTGCAAGCATCTGTTCGACGCCTTCCGGGAAAAAGGAATGGCCGTGGCGGCCTATTTCTCGAAGGCCGACTGGCACTCTCCATATTATTGGGCGCCGGGAATGGAGCGCGGGACGGCGACATCGCGAGGGCCTTCTTACCATCCGCAGGAATATCCTTGGCTGTGGGAGCAATTCGTGAAGTTCACGCACGATCAGATTATGGAGCTGCTGACCCGCTACGGCCGCATCGATGTGCTGTGGCTGGATGCAGGCTGGGTCTATGAAGGGGCGAGAGGGCAGGATATCCGACTCGGCGAGGTGGTCGAACGCGCCCGCCAGCACCAGCCGTGGCTGCTGTCCGCTGACCGGACGATCGGGGGGCCTTATGAAAATATTATTACGCCGGAGCAGACGATCCCGTCCGGACCGATGACAGTGCCGTGGGAGAGCTGCATTACGCTCGGCACGTCGTTCTCCTTCCGGTATGAGGACAAATACAAAACAGGGCGGCAACTGGCGCACATCTTGCTGGAGGTCGTGGCCAAAGGCGGCAATCTGGCGTTGAACGTTGGTCCGCAGCCGGACGGCCGGCTTCCGGAAGGAGCGATCCGCTCGATGAGGGAGCTTGGCGCCTGGCTGAAGGTGAACGGGGAAGCCGTATACGGCACGCGCATTTGCGCTCCGTATTTCACGGGCCGGACCGCATTTACCCGCAAAGGGGACACCGCGTACGGATTCTACTTGTATCCGAACGAGAAGGCGGCGGTCGAGCCGGAAGTATTCCTGCCGTATACCGAGCCGGTATCGGCTGTCGAATTGATCGGCACGGACGGCGCACTTGAATTTACCTGCACGGCGGAGGGCATTGCCATCCAGCTGCCGGAAGCGGAGGCGGTTGGCCCGGCGCCGATCGCGCATGCATTCCGATTGCTTGCCTAG
- a CDS encoding FAD-dependent oxidoreductase — MGAQKKKVAVIGGGPAGMEAALTTARYDCEVTLITDSHPGDWKMAGTAAWLQAIASLSPYAGIEALSPRRINEAAQDVIRQCAASGAEQLRAAGVSVQHGRARFQSAQVLTVAQEQGESVDIHADLIFIANGARPHFPEGMRPDGRQIYSFTTLTDMERLPASVIVIGDGPIGCEAVNLFSRFGVPVDWLVEANGPRCFFDPDIDAWLTGLFQRRQVNIRPGERVKAIHKQDRRVTAIREDGAKQEADAAFVTLGFRPNVDQLNIEAAGLALNGYGSVDCNPFGQTAIPSIYIAGDAQRTMAGVYSIAMARAAALHAVGRAPEPVDVRTIPFAFNDTPEVATVGLTDADAPGIHSRVVNYNAERNGTAILQGETEGFLKLLWNDEGRIVGGTAVGLQAKHIISTVAMMIRFKLGIGDCQLLMGAHPSVSELLVHTLHAIHDQHAGGAS; from the coding sequence ATGGGTGCCCAAAAAAAGAAGGTCGCCGTCATCGGCGGCGGTCCTGCAGGAATGGAGGCGGCGCTAACCACTGCGCGGTATGATTGCGAAGTGACCCTAATAACCGACAGCCATCCGGGAGATTGGAAAATGGCCGGAACCGCCGCATGGCTTCAGGCCATCGCCAGTCTGTCGCCATATGCCGGGATCGAAGCCTTGTCTCCCCGTCGCATCAATGAAGCCGCACAGGACGTGATAAGGCAATGCGCGGCTTCCGGGGCGGAGCAGCTGCGCGCGGCTGGCGTGTCCGTTCAGCATGGGCGGGCCCGCTTCCAGTCGGCGCAAGTCTTGACGGTTGCGCAGGAGCAGGGGGAATCCGTGGACATCCATGCCGATCTCATCTTTATCGCCAACGGAGCCCGGCCGCACTTCCCGGAAGGGATGAGGCCCGACGGCAGGCAAATCTACTCCTTTACGACCCTTACGGACATGGAGCGTCTTCCCGCGTCTGTCATCGTCATCGGAGACGGTCCGATCGGCTGCGAAGCGGTCAATCTGTTCTCCCGCTTCGGCGTTCCGGTCGACTGGCTCGTCGAAGCCAACGGGCCGCGCTGCTTTTTCGATCCGGATATCGATGCTTGGCTCACTGGCCTATTCCAACGGCGGCAGGTGAACATTCGCCCCGGGGAACGCGTCAAGGCCATTCATAAGCAGGACCGCCGGGTGACAGCCATCCGGGAGGACGGAGCGAAGCAGGAAGCGGATGCAGCCTTCGTCACCTTGGGGTTCCGGCCGAATGTGGATCAGTTGAATATCGAGGCCGCCGGATTGGCGCTCAATGGGTACGGTTCAGTGGACTGCAACCCGTTCGGGCAGACCGCGATCCCGTCCATCTATATTGCAGGGGATGCGCAGCGGACGATGGCGGGCGTCTATTCCATCGCCATGGCGAGAGCGGCGGCGCTTCATGCCGTCGGACGTGCGCCGGAACCGGTCGATGTCCGGACCATCCCGTTCGCCTTCAATGATACGCCCGAGGTTGCTACGGTCGGGCTGACGGATGCGGATGCCCCCGGCATTCATTCCCGGGTAGTGAACTATAACGCGGAACGGAACGGCACAGCGATTCTGCAGGGGGAGACGGAGGGCTTCCTCAAGCTGCTGTGGAATGACGAGGGCCGGATCGTCGGGGGAACGGCGGTCGGCTTGCAGGCCAAGCACATAATCTCCACCGTCGCCATGATGATCCGGTTCAAGCTGGGCATCGGCGACTGCCAATTGTTGATGGGAGCGCATCCGAGCGTCAGTGAACTCCTCGTCCACACCCTTCATGCCATTCATGATCAGCACGCTGGAGGGGCATCGTGA